Proteins from a single region of Mucilaginibacter daejeonensis:
- a CDS encoding DoxX family protein translates to MDKQTLKTGARILLGANLIVAGVGHLTFARKGFQAQVPNWVPLEKDNTVVYSGYAEIALGSAILFTPKKYRSTVGKIAAGFFAAVFPGNVAQYEHHRSALGLDTDRKRFVRLFFQPVLIGWALASMSDDK, encoded by the coding sequence ATGGATAAACAGACATTAAAGACAGGCGCACGCATATTGCTCGGTGCCAATTTGATCGTAGCAGGAGTAGGTCATTTGACCTTTGCCCGTAAAGGTTTTCAGGCACAGGTACCCAATTGGGTGCCGCTTGAAAAGGACAACACCGTAGTATATTCCGGCTATGCAGAGATAGCATTGGGAAGCGCCATTTTGTTCACGCCAAAAAAGTATCGCTCTACCGTGGGCAAGATCGCTGCTGGTTTTTTCGCAGCGGTATTCCCGGGCAACGTTGCGCAATATGAGCATCATCGCAGTGCTTTGGGCCTTGATACAGATAGAAAGCGCTTTGTTAGGCTCTTCTTCCAACCAGTACTGATCGGTTGGGCACTGGCCAGTATGAGCGATGATAAATAG
- the fdhD gene encoding formate dehydrogenase accessory sulfurtransferase FdhD yields the protein MSPSKRSASYHRLTVLFVQKATQSIGLTKVIHGNSQEHEDVLAIEEPLEIRLAYQEAGISKVKSISVTMRTPGRDADLATGFLYTEGIINSIDQISAVGQTAFTCAENKENIIQVILKDGVVPHLQNTDRNFYTTSSCGVCGKGSINAIRTVSSTERSPDELTISTDQLYGLPRALREQQAIFDDTGGLHACALFNTSGDLTLLREDVGRHNALDKLIGASLQMGQLPLNDHILLLSGRASFELIQKAAMADIRIVAAIGAPSSLAVQLAEEFNITLIGFLRDQRFNIYTLPHRILLSVHENSY from the coding sequence ATGTCACCTTCCAAGCGTTCTGCTTCATATCACCGCCTGACCGTTCTATTCGTGCAAAAAGCTACTCAAAGCATCGGACTTACAAAGGTCATTCATGGCAATAGCCAGGAACATGAGGATGTGCTTGCCATTGAAGAACCATTAGAGATCAGGTTGGCTTACCAGGAGGCTGGCATAAGCAAAGTTAAAAGCATTTCGGTCACTATGCGTACGCCCGGCCGTGACGCTGATCTGGCCACCGGCTTTTTGTATACTGAGGGGATCATTAACAGTATCGATCAGATATCAGCCGTAGGTCAAACTGCTTTTACCTGTGCCGAGAATAAAGAGAATATCATCCAGGTAATACTTAAAGACGGCGTTGTTCCGCATCTTCAAAACACCGACCGAAACTTTTATACTACATCCAGCTGTGGCGTGTGCGGCAAAGGTTCGATCAACGCCATCCGTACCGTAAGTTCCACCGAACGCTCGCCCGATGAGTTGACGATCAGCACTGATCAACTCTACGGTCTTCCGCGTGCACTTCGTGAACAGCAAGCCATTTTTGACGATACGGGAGGCTTGCATGCCTGCGCACTGTTCAACACGTCAGGCGATCTGACGTTGTTGCGCGAGGATGTGGGCCGCCATAATGCTTTGGATAAGCTCATAGGCGCTTCCTTGCAAATGGGCCAGCTTCCGCTCAATGATCACATACTGCTGCTGAGCGGGCGTGCAAGTTTCGAGTTGATACAGAAAGCGGCGATGGCCGATATCCGTATCGTTGCAGCTATAGGTGCCCCTTCAAGCCTGGCGGTACAATTAGCCGAGGAATTCAATATCACGCTGATCGGTTTTTTACGTGATCAGCGCTTTAACATATATACATTGCCCCACCGGATATTACTATCAGTTCATGAAAATTCGTATTAA
- a CDS encoding DUF7009 family protein encodes MKIRIKGNTVRYRLTRSEVDALQADGHLEEHTQFISNTMTYAIEKADAPQLQADLTQNKITLLIPAPALQEWATTEQVGMDHHMPLPDGGSLYLLLEKDFKCIDGDMTEDQSDYFENPHLTC; translated from the coding sequence ATGAAAATTCGTATTAAAGGAAACACCGTACGCTACCGGTTAACAAGATCAGAGGTGGATGCCTTGCAGGCAGATGGACACCTCGAAGAACATACGCAGTTCATCAGCAACACGATGACCTACGCTATTGAAAAAGCCGACGCGCCACAGCTTCAAGCTGACCTGACGCAAAATAAGATCACTTTATTGATACCTGCTCCGGCGCTTCAGGAGTGGGCCACTACCGAACAGGTAGGGATGGACCATCATATGCCGCTGCCCGACGGCGGGTCGTTATATCTGCTGCTCGAGAAAGACTTTAAGTGTATCGACGGCGACATGACCGAAGACCAGTCCGACTATTTTGAGAACCCTCATTTAACTTGCTGA
- a CDS encoding FdhF/YdeP family oxidoreductase: MKQDNESRSPKAEDPAELSELKRSEPEDIAAGFEAVYESFKHALKEGGMIRAGKALLNLNQKGGFDCPSCAWPDPDDDRSAIAEYCESGAKAVAEEITTKSLKADFFAGNSVYDLSLLDDYEIGKKGRIAQPMYLPEGATHYQPISWDDAFKTIAGHLNRAADPNQAIFYTSGRTSNEAAFVYQLFVRQYGTNNLPDCSNMCHESTSVALKKQCGLGKASIKLDDLYQAEVIIIIGQNPGTNAPRMLSALRKGRENGAKIIAINPMRETGLIGFSDPQNVKSALHLNTKVSDLYLKPKINTDQALLKALLKKLWDEEQNAPGTVFDHDFISNYTTGYDELMAAVAGYDADDLLAYTGITQAEMHELVEMVKNKSKIIFCWAMGVTQHKNAVNTIYDIMNILLLKGSIGKPGAGSCPVRGHSNVQGDRTMGIWEKPEKAMLDKLQSIYGFDPPREEGYDVVKAIKAMHEGKAKIFFAMGGNFLSATPDTTYSAKALRQCDLTVHVSTKLNRSHLVHGKEALILPCLSRSDKDIHDGMEHFVSTEGTTGVVQSSKGVLEPVSEHLLSEVQIICRLAKATFGPSSVVNWDAFEKNYDTIRDDIEKVVKGFENYNQRVRVKGGFYLPNGPRERKFDTEAGKAYLIVTPFEKRTMNAGELIMMTIRSHDQFNTTIYGLKDRYRGVGNERRVIFMNLKNMEQQGLRKDDVVDIYNHHNGVERVARQFIVVDHDIAEGCVATYFPETNVLVPIDQTADESDQPASKSVIVTLKKTVRNDRK, from the coding sequence ATGAAACAGGATAACGAGTCTCGATCGCCCAAAGCAGAGGACCCGGCAGAGCTATCAGAACTTAAACGTTCGGAACCGGAAGATATAGCTGCCGGTTTCGAGGCAGTGTATGAATCATTTAAACATGCACTAAAGGAAGGGGGAATGATCAGGGCCGGTAAGGCGTTGCTGAACCTCAATCAAAAAGGGGGCTTCGATTGCCCGTCGTGCGCCTGGCCCGATCCTGACGATGATCGGTCGGCCATAGCCGAGTATTGCGAGAGCGGTGCCAAGGCGGTGGCCGAGGAGATCACCACCAAAAGCTTGAAGGCCGATTTTTTTGCGGGGAACTCAGTTTATGATCTTTCATTACTGGACGATTACGAGATAGGTAAGAAAGGCCGCATCGCACAGCCCATGTACTTACCCGAAGGTGCTACGCATTATCAGCCCATTAGTTGGGACGATGCTTTTAAAACGATAGCTGGTCACCTCAACCGTGCTGCTGATCCTAACCAAGCCATATTTTACACGTCAGGCCGTACCAGTAATGAGGCGGCGTTCGTATACCAATTGTTCGTGAGGCAATACGGTACCAACAACCTGCCCGATTGCTCCAACATGTGTCACGAATCTACCAGTGTGGCGCTCAAAAAACAGTGTGGATTGGGCAAGGCCTCCATTAAGTTAGATGACCTTTATCAGGCCGAAGTGATCATCATCATCGGTCAAAACCCCGGTACCAACGCACCGCGAATGCTGTCGGCCTTACGTAAAGGGCGCGAGAACGGTGCCAAGATCATCGCCATCAATCCCATGCGCGAGACCGGCCTGATCGGTTTCTCTGATCCACAGAATGTCAAAAGTGCGTTGCATCTCAATACCAAGGTATCTGACCTATACCTGAAACCCAAGATCAATACTGATCAGGCATTGCTCAAAGCTTTGCTAAAGAAGCTATGGGACGAGGAGCAAAATGCTCCGGGTACGGTGTTCGATCATGATTTCATTAGCAACTACACCACCGGCTATGACGAGTTGATGGCCGCTGTAGCGGGTTACGATGCCGATGATCTGTTGGCTTACACCGGCATCACCCAAGCCGAGATGCACGAGCTTGTAGAGATGGTTAAGAACAAGAGCAAGATCATTTTTTGCTGGGCCATGGGCGTTACACAGCATAAAAATGCGGTGAATACCATTTATGATATCATGAATATCCTGCTCCTTAAGGGCAGTATCGGTAAGCCGGGTGCCGGATCTTGCCCCGTACGTGGGCACAGCAACGTACAGGGCGACCGCACCATGGGTATTTGGGAAAAGCCTGAAAAGGCCATGCTGGATAAGCTGCAAAGTATATACGGATTTGATCCGCCCCGTGAAGAGGGTTATGATGTGGTGAAAGCCATCAAGGCCATGCACGAGGGTAAGGCCAAGATCTTTTTTGCCATGGGTGGCAACTTCTTGTCGGCAACGCCTGATACCACTTACTCGGCCAAGGCACTAAGGCAGTGCGACCTGACCGTGCATGTGAGCACCAAACTTAATCGGAGCCATTTAGTGCACGGCAAAGAGGCGCTAATTCTGCCGTGCCTGAGCCGTTCTGATAAGGATATTCATGACGGTATGGAGCATTTTGTTTCCACTGAAGGCACGACCGGCGTAGTTCAATCTTCTAAAGGGGTGTTAGAGCCTGTTTCAGAACATTTGCTGAGCGAGGTGCAGATCATTTGCCGCTTGGCTAAGGCCACCTTCGGCCCTTCAAGCGTAGTGAATTGGGATGCATTTGAAAAGAATTATGATACTATAAGGGATGATATCGAGAAAGTGGTCAAGGGTTTTGAGAACTATAACCAGCGGGTCAGGGTGAAGGGAGGCTTCTATCTGCCGAATGGTCCGCGTGAACGTAAGTTCGATACGGAGGCAGGCAAGGCATATCTGATCGTGACACCGTTCGAAAAACGTACGATGAATGCCGGAGAGCTGATCATGATGACCATCCGAAGCCACGACCAGTTCAATACTACCATATATGGATTAAAAGACCGGTATAGAGGCGTGGGCAACGAGCGACGGGTTATATTCATGAACCTCAAGAACATGGAACAGCAAGGCCTGCGTAAAGATGATGTAGTGGATATTTACAATCATCATAACGGTGTGGAACGGGTGGCACGCCAGTTCATTGTAGTGGATCATGATATTGCAGAAGGTTGTGTGGCTACCTACTTCCCAGAGACCAACGTACTGGTACCGATCGATCAAACTGCCGACGAGAGTGATCAGCCAGCATCAAAGTCGGTCATCGTAACACTGAAGAAGACGGTGCGTAATGACAGGAAGTAG
- a CDS encoding RagB/SusD family nutrient uptake outer membrane protein has protein sequence MKKHHYPIKNKVLKAALILSGVATMLGCKKSFLQPEPLSFFEPDATFTTQSGLDAAMAISDRHLRSYWTYTSYVDLGRPMSTEYMFTDVAVAGKTDDGNIFADIATRLTPTDMPERLPFFWGETYNGIKYANTIITYVDRVEGLSEATKNEYRGRAMFHRAFRYMALCFQFKDVPLITKLLRSPKVNYKSTKREAILQFITADMEKAVRWVPEQSQMSLTGLINKGACRQLLLKCYLATGQWDKAIAQADTLINNSGYSLMTNNFGTFISPYSNVWPVTRNVIWDLHRPENKAISANKEAILVMINRNNTDMGINMNAIRNWGPMLDNAATTTPDGKQAVRYYAPSNANYRAQYDYNRALGRGIGIIRPTYYAQKGVWNLNSINDQTDLRHSSASGNWVTMESLKYNEPSSANFGQNLRLRATNGTLLCKDTIRNWFDYPHYKYYIEDPVATQNINSADHRGGAGDWYLYRLAETYLLRAEAKFYKGNIAGATEDVNIIRRRAQCSRLYTTVNIGDIMSERARELHMEEWRFTELSRVSYSLALSGKSDEWGNTYSVDNLAQNSYWYQRIQHYNDFYNKGKVTVRNRSYTIAPYNLNWPIPQNEIDANGGNRLSQNFGYSGYDASVAKWQTWQDAVADEDSF, from the coding sequence ATGAAAAAACATCATTACCCCATAAAGAATAAAGTACTGAAGGCTGCCCTGATCCTATCAGGTGTAGCTACCATGCTGGGCTGTAAAAAAAGCTTTTTGCAACCCGAGCCATTGTCATTTTTTGAACCCGATGCCACCTTTACCACCCAAAGTGGTTTGGACGCCGCCATGGCCATCAGCGATCGTCACCTGCGTTCATACTGGACCTATACCTCTTATGTGGATCTGGGCCGGCCAATGAGTACCGAGTACATGTTCACCGATGTGGCCGTTGCCGGTAAGACCGATGACGGTAATATATTTGCTGACATTGCCACTCGCTTAACGCCCACCGATATGCCTGAGCGCCTGCCGTTCTTTTGGGGCGAAACGTATAATGGCATCAAATACGCCAATACCATCATCACCTATGTGGATAGGGTAGAAGGCCTGTCGGAAGCCACCAAGAACGAATACCGAGGCAGGGCAATGTTCCACCGTGCGTTCAGGTACATGGCATTGTGCTTCCAATTCAAGGATGTGCCGCTGATCACTAAGTTACTAAGGTCGCCCAAGGTGAATTACAAGTCAACCAAGCGTGAAGCGATACTGCAATTCATCACGGCCGATATGGAAAAGGCGGTACGTTGGGTGCCCGAACAATCGCAAATGAGCCTCACCGGCCTGATCAACAAAGGTGCCTGCCGCCAGTTATTGCTCAAATGCTACCTGGCTACCGGCCAGTGGGACAAGGCCATAGCACAGGCCGATACGCTGATCAACAACTCTGGCTACTCGCTTATGACAAATAATTTTGGTACCTTCATTAGCCCGTACTCCAACGTATGGCCAGTGACCCGCAACGTGATCTGGGACCTGCACCGACCCGAGAACAAAGCCATCAGTGCCAACAAGGAGGCCATACTGGTGATGATCAATCGCAACAATACCGATATGGGTATCAACATGAATGCCATCCGTAACTGGGGCCCCATGCTTGACAACGCCGCCACTACCACGCCCGATGGTAAACAGGCCGTGCGTTACTATGCACCATCCAACGCTAACTACCGTGCGCAGTATGATTACAACCGCGCACTGGGCAGGGGTATTGGTATCATCCGCCCTACTTACTACGCTCAAAAAGGTGTGTGGAACCTGAACAGCATCAACGATCAGACCGACCTGCGCCACAGCTCGGCATCAGGCAACTGGGTCACCATGGAATCGCTGAAATACAACGAGCCCAGCAGTGCCAACTTTGGACAGAACCTGCGCCTGCGTGCCACCAATGGTACGCTTTTGTGTAAGGATACCATCCGCAACTGGTTCGATTACCCACATTACAAGTACTACATCGAGGACCCGGTAGCCACCCAGAACATCAACAGTGCCGATCACCGTGGCGGAGCCGGCGACTGGTACCTTTACCGTTTGGCCGAGACCTACCTGCTACGTGCTGAAGCTAAATTTTACAAAGGCAATATAGCCGGTGCTACCGAGGACGTGAACATCATCCGCCGCCGTGCGCAGTGCAGCCGCCTGTACACTACCGTGAATATTGGCGACATCATGAGCGAGCGTGCCCGTGAACTGCACATGGAGGAGTGGCGCTTTACAGAGCTGAGCCGCGTATCATACAGCCTGGCCCTGAGCGGCAAGTCGGACGAGTGGGGCAACACCTACAGCGTGGACAACCTGGCGCAGAACAGCTACTGGTACCAGCGCATACAGCATTACAACGATTTTTATAACAAAGGCAAAGTGACCGTGCGGAACCGCTCGTACACCATCGCTCCGTACAACCTCAACTGGCCTATCCCGCAAAACGAGATCGATGCTAACGGCGGAAACCGCTTAAGCCAGAATTTTGGTTATAGTGGCTACGATGCCTCGGTAGCCAAGTGGCAGACCTGGCAAGATGCCGTGGCCGACGAAGACTCTTTTTAA
- a CDS encoding HAMP domain-containing sensor histidine kinase, with amino-acid sequence MASGTRYGIRLKITMAFALVFTLLSILLNLYSYRKIRELIIADHNRYLLSRANALLDKTEVSPVIIPLPDQNTSIKVFARNFNGTKTQLFTSPGTIGKIPLPRRTGVSDTLGLRIAYVSNASDENPAELMLAVSSSALQATLQYLLLLLLLCTLVSVLISGLISFWLARFFLKPLQQIINKTKSITAGHLQERVPVKQSQDELQVLAETINEMLQRIDLSLQQQQNFFASASHELKTPLAIMRAELEVTLKRSDTDEMLASLLSSQLTEIGRLQKIVEDFLLIGQIKAGRLQLHCECFDLSESCMKIAHQLKPLCTDRGLSISIKLDEEMPELTLMADKEKIRIVLTNILINAIKYSVANTVIEVKLTFDTDQDQVLISTQNAIRQPTLDTTELTTAFYRNNILDNGTGVGLWLCREIIEAHRGKLELAAQDHLFKVLIRLPHQA; translated from the coding sequence ATGGCATCAGGCACAAGATATGGCATACGCTTAAAGATCACCATGGCTTTTGCCTTAGTGTTCACGCTATTAAGTATACTGCTGAACCTATATAGCTACCGTAAGATACGCGAACTGATAATTGCCGACCACAACCGCTACCTATTGTCTCGCGCCAATGCACTGCTCGACAAAACAGAGGTGAGCCCGGTCATCATCCCCTTGCCTGACCAGAACACATCAATAAAGGTGTTCGCGCGCAACTTTAATGGCACCAAGACCCAGCTATTCACTTCCCCGGGCACCATAGGCAAGATCCCCCTGCCCCGCCGCACCGGCGTGAGCGATACCTTGGGGCTCAGGATAGCTTATGTGAGTAATGCAAGTGATGAAAATCCTGCTGAGTTGATGCTGGCCGTTAGCTCAAGCGCCCTTCAAGCCACCTTGCAGTATCTTTTGCTGCTTCTATTGTTATGTACGCTGGTGAGCGTGCTCATATCAGGCTTGATATCGTTCTGGCTGGCACGGTTCTTTTTAAAGCCTTTACAACAGATCATCAACAAGACCAAAAGCATCACCGCAGGACATTTGCAAGAGCGTGTTCCGGTAAAACAAAGCCAGGATGAGCTGCAGGTACTGGCCGAGACCATCAACGAGATGCTGCAACGGATAGACCTGTCCCTTCAACAACAACAGAACTTTTTCGCTTCAGCCTCACACGAATTGAAAACGCCCTTAGCCATTATGCGGGCCGAATTAGAAGTGACTTTAAAGAGATCAGATACCGACGAGATGTTGGCCTCACTTTTGAGCAGCCAGCTAACCGAGATCGGCCGCTTGCAAAAGATCGTGGAGGATTTCTTACTGATCGGCCAGATCAAAGCCGGACGCCTACAGCTTCATTGTGAGTGCTTTGATCTGTCTGAATCATGCATGAAGATCGCCCATCAGCTTAAGCCGCTCTGCACTGACAGGGGGCTGAGCATTAGCATTAAACTGGATGAGGAAATGCCTGAATTGACCCTAATGGCCGACAAGGAAAAGATACGTATCGTGCTCACCAATATATTGATCAACGCTATCAAATACAGTGTTGCTAACACGGTGATCGAGGTCAAGTTGACCTTTGACACTGATCAGGATCAAGTGCTGATCAGTACACAGAATGCGATCAGACAGCCTACGCTGGATACCACCGAACTTACCACCGCTTTTTACCGCAATAACATACTGGATAACGGCACAGGTGTGGGCCTATGGCTTTGTCGCGAGATCATTGAGGCGCATCGGGGCAAGCTCGAACTTGCTGCGCAGGACCATCTTTTCAAAGTTTTGATACGGCTGCCGCATCAAGCTTAA
- a CDS encoding response regulator: MKILLIEDEPKLSKYICAGLTQNGHVCDHVTDGSAGLQTLMVNDYDLLLLDLMLPGMNGFDVLKNLQSFGKQVPVIILSALGDTDNVIKGLDLGAIDYLRKPFELDELLARVRTVQRRNTNQQTAKLRYEDLEMDLYSREVTRTNKAVNLSNREFALLEFLMNNAERVVTKTQILEKVWDMNFDPGSNVIEVHLYQLRKKIDKDSEHPLIHTVIGRGYTLKAQAR, encoded by the coding sequence ATGAAGATACTGTTGATAGAGGACGAACCTAAGCTGAGCAAATACATTTGCGCAGGCCTCACGCAGAACGGCCACGTTTGTGATCACGTTACTGATGGTTCCGCCGGTTTGCAGACCTTGATGGTGAACGACTACGACCTGCTCCTACTCGACCTGATGCTACCCGGCATGAATGGTTTCGACGTACTAAAGAATCTGCAAAGCTTTGGAAAGCAAGTGCCAGTGATCATTTTAAGTGCCCTCGGCGACACCGACAATGTGATCAAAGGGCTTGACCTCGGCGCGATCGACTATCTCAGGAAACCATTTGAGTTAGACGAACTGCTGGCACGGGTACGCACCGTGCAACGCCGCAACACCAACCAACAAACCGCTAAGTTACGTTATGAGGACCTGGAGATGGACCTTTACTCGAGAGAGGTAACACGCACCAATAAGGCTGTGAACCTAAGCAACCGCGAATTCGCCTTACTCGAATTCTTGATGAACAATGCCGAACGGGTTGTCACTAAGACCCAGATCCTCGAAAAAGTTTGGGATATGAACTTTGACCCGGGTAGCAACGTGATCGAGGTACACCTTTACCAACTCCGCAAAAAGATCGATAAGGATAGCGAGCACCCGCTTATTCATACTGTGATCGGCAGGGGTTATACGTTAAAAGCGCAAGCGCGTTGA
- a CDS encoding zinc ribbon domain-containing protein YjdM produces MSVELPACPLCASAYTYEMNDLLVCPECGHEWKLPEEAAAEEGFIVKDSNGNILQNGDSVVVIKNLPVKGSPHGIKSGTKVRNIRLVDSDHNIDCKIDGFGAMALKSEFVKKA; encoded by the coding sequence ATGTCAGTTGAATTACCTGCCTGCCCACTTTGCGCATCGGCCTATACTTATGAAATGAACGATCTTTTGGTTTGCCCTGAGTGCGGCCACGAGTGGAAATTGCCAGAGGAGGCCGCCGCCGAAGAAGGCTTTATTGTAAAGGACAGCAACGGTAATATCCTGCAAAATGGCGACAGCGTGGTGGTGATCAAGAACTTACCGGTAAAAGGATCACCGCATGGTATAAAGTCGGGAACCAAGGTCAGGAACATCAGATTAGTGGATAGTGACCACAATATCGACTGTAAGATCGATGGTTTTGGGGCCATGGCGTTAAAGTCTGAATTTGTTAAGAAAGCATAG
- a CDS encoding response regulator transcription factor, which translates to MEKVGIVIVDDQNIFRQILGLAIANVEGLYVVNSYANGQNFLNDLANGTARPDIAILDIDMPGIDGVKLNAAIQRDHPDVRTIMLSQHREPQLIASLIRAGAAAYLDKDCTQEELITAIQSVHTTGYYMNAYVFGTLQKKFSNSNRSNPVLNNLTEREVEVLRLLCLEKTNAEIAEELFVSTKTIDFHRANLLLKTESKNLAGLVLYAIKNDIVQV; encoded by the coding sequence ATGGAAAAGGTAGGTATCGTAATAGTAGATGATCAAAATATATTCAGGCAGATCCTTGGGTTGGCGATCGCCAATGTGGAAGGCCTGTACGTGGTCAACAGCTATGCCAACGGGCAAAACTTCCTGAACGATCTTGCCAACGGTACCGCCCGTCCGGATATTGCCATATTAGACATCGACATGCCCGGCATAGATGGCGTAAAGTTGAACGCAGCGATACAACGCGACCATCCTGACGTACGCACGATCATGCTCTCACAGCACCGGGAACCTCAACTGATCGCCAGCTTGATACGTGCAGGTGCCGCCGCTTACCTTGATAAAGATTGCACACAGGAAGAGCTGATCACTGCCATACAGAGCGTACACACCACCGGTTATTATATGAACGCGTATGTGTTCGGCACCCTGCAAAAAAAATTCAGCAACAGTAACCGGTCAAACCCGGTGCTGAACAATTTGACCGAGCGGGAAGTTGAAGTATTGAGGTTGCTTTGCCTGGAAAAGACCAATGCCGAGATCGCCGAAGAATTGTTCGTGAGCACCAAGACCATCGATTTTCACCGGGCCAATCTTTTGCTCAAGACCGAAAGCAAGAACCTGGCCGGCCTGGTACTCTATGCGATCAAGAATGATATCGTTCAGGTGTGA